A DNA window from Clostridia bacterium contains the following coding sequences:
- a CDS encoding xanthine dehydrogenase family protein molybdopterin-binding subunit, whose translation GFLSCGMGAGIEDRAKVTIEKQGDKYMVKVGVVELGQGNLTAFAQIAADALGVPVEAVEVIAGDTGRTHDCGSTAASRSTYITGNAIIKAAQDLRAGGGRQGTGESVFPESSLKHLGVGLPHVMYTFLVNVVKLALDPLTGEIKLLEALAVTEAGQVVNPVLLDAQIQGGLGQGIGYALLEEFAFNARGQAAQKDLSTYLIPTAKDVCDIQNLTVEAYENSGPFGVKGAAEVGTVCVAPAVTGALMDGWGIYVTRLPISKEEITRQLRRKGVVPTKAV comes from the coding sequence CGGGGTTTTTGAGCTGCGGTATGGGGGCCGGTATCGAGGACCGGGCGAAAGTGACCATCGAAAAGCAGGGGGATAAATACATGGTCAAAGTGGGAGTGGTGGAACTGGGACAAGGCAACTTGACCGCCTTTGCGCAAATCGCTGCCGATGCTTTGGGTGTTCCGGTGGAAGCCGTGGAAGTGATAGCGGGGGATACGGGACGTACCCACGACTGCGGCTCCACCGCCGCTTCCCGGAGCACCTATATTACCGGCAATGCCATTATCAAAGCGGCCCAGGACTTGCGGGCCGGCGGCGGCCGGCAAGGAACCGGCGAGAGTGTTTTCCCGGAATCCTCCCTTAAGCATCTCGGTGTAGGTTTGCCTCACGTCATGTACACCTTTTTGGTGAACGTGGTGAAACTGGCCTTGGACCCATTGACCGGGGAGATCAAGCTACTGGAGGCCCTGGCGGTGACCGAGGCCGGTCAGGTCGTTAATCCCGTCCTGTTAGACGCCCAGATCCAGGGAGGATTGGGACAAGGCATAGGTTACGCCCTCCTGGAGGAGTTTGCCTTTAATGCAAGGGGCCAGGCCGCGCAAAAGGATTTATCTACTTACCTCATTCCCACGGCCAAGGATGTGTGTGACATTCAGAATTTGACCGTGGAGGCCTATGAAAACTCCGGACCCTTCGGCGTAAAGGGCGCCGCCGAAGTAGGGACCGTATGCGTTGCGCCCGCCGTGACCGGTGCCTTAATGGACGGTTGGGGGATCTATGTTACCCGGCTGCCCATTTCCAAAGAAGAAATCACAAGGCAATTAAGGCGGAAAGGAGTGGTTCCCACCAAAGCAGTCTGA
- a CDS encoding BMP family ABC transporter substrate-binding protein, whose protein sequence is MRKKGWLLLVFMVVLALVVAGCGGNEGNRQEAGAGGEEPFKVALILPGKADDVSFNQAMYQGMKTVESALGSQIQVTYVEEVYEVADIEPALRDFAAEGYDLVIGHGFQFMEPIVKVATEFPDVAFALGTGYKTVTNSCVYDVHLQEGGYLMGILAGMMTKTDKIGVIGGADVSEIYRGHEAFKYAAKQVNPKVEIQELYTGDWRDAAKAKDAAISMYDSGVDIIWHSGDGIGLGAVEAAREKGKWVLGNVADQKTLAPDNVLSGVVYQWDFVIEQIINDVRSGKFFEQEDKFYWITVANGGVTMAPFYDKDSEVPQEVKDKLEEAVAGFRAGTLELPDFDK, encoded by the coding sequence ATGCGCAAAAAAGGATGGCTGCTGTTAGTGTTCATGGTTGTGCTGGCATTGGTGGTGGCAGGTTGCGGCGGTAACGAAGGCAACCGGCAGGAGGCCGGGGCAGGCGGGGAAGAGCCGTTCAAGGTGGCGCTCATCTTGCCGGGCAAGGCGGACGATGTTTCCTTCAACCAGGCCATGTATCAAGGTATGAAAACGGTGGAAAGCGCCCTGGGGTCCCAGATCCAGGTCACTTATGTAGAAGAAGTTTATGAAGTAGCGGATATTGAACCTGCATTACGGGACTTTGCGGCGGAAGGATATGACTTGGTCATCGGTCACGGTTTCCAGTTCATGGAGCCCATCGTCAAAGTAGCCACCGAATTTCCGGATGTGGCTTTTGCTCTCGGCACCGGTTACAAAACGGTAACCAACTCCTGTGTCTATGATGTCCACCTGCAGGAAGGCGGGTACCTGATGGGGATCCTGGCCGGGATGATGACCAAGACCGACAAAATCGGTGTCATCGGTGGGGCCGATGTTTCGGAAATCTACCGGGGACATGAAGCGTTCAAATACGCGGCCAAGCAAGTAAATCCGAAGGTGGAGATCCAGGAGCTCTACACCGGCGACTGGCGGGATGCGGCCAAAGCTAAAGACGCGGCTATTTCCATGTACGATTCCGGCGTAGACATTATCTGGCATTCCGGTGACGGGATCGGTCTTGGAGCCGTGGAGGCCGCCCGGGAAAAAGGCAAATGGGTGTTAGGCAACGTGGCCGACCAGAAAACATTGGCCCCGGATAATGTGTTAAGCGGTGTGGTCTACCAGTGGGATTTCGTCATTGAGCAGATAATTAACGACGTGAGGTCCGGCAAGTTCTTTGAACAGGAAGACAAGTTCTACTGGATCACCGTCGCTAACGGCGGTGTCACCATGGCACCCTTCTATGACAAGGACAGTGAAGTGCCCCAGGAAGTGAAGGACAAGCTGGAAGAAGCCGTCGCAGGTTTTAGAGCAGGCACCCTTGAACTGCCCGATTTCGATAAGTAA
- a CDS encoding ABC transporter ATP-binding protein, which yields MHENHAVSMKNIVKRFGPLVVNDKVNFDVKPGTIHGLLGENGAGKSTLMNILYGLYQPDSGEIFIHGRQEQIDTPSKAISLGIGMVHQHFMLVRPFTVAENVVLGFETKGMGVVDLKKAREKILTLGEQYHLKVDPDAKISTLSVGEQQRVEILSVVYYGADILILDEPTAVLTPQEVRELFQILNLMRESGKSIIFISHKLEEVLEICDEVSVLRDGKKIGTVPAKHVTKKELTRMMVGREVLFDFTAVDRSPGQVVMEVEKVSALSDKGLPALQEVSLQLREGEILGIAGVDGNGQKELCEVLTGLRPVTRGRIQLKGRDLSQGRPKDFIRAGVSHVPEDRHSLGLAMNMNVMQNFIIKEFDTPRYCQWGMLRGNRIKEECLEMVRQYDVKTSSIYARVRLLSGGNQQKIVLGREIGCNPSVIIVNQPTRGLDIGATEYVRQQLLDQKEKGVAILLVSADLDEVLQLSDRIAVIYEGRIMGVLEKGEFDIERIGLMMAGVGEVAV from the coding sequence ATGCATGAGAATCACGCTGTCAGCATGAAAAACATCGTCAAGCGTTTTGGTCCGCTAGTGGTAAACGACAAGGTCAATTTTGACGTCAAGCCGGGGACCATCCACGGGCTGTTGGGCGAAAACGGAGCCGGCAAATCCACCTTGATGAATATTCTCTACGGGTTGTACCAGCCCGACAGTGGGGAGATTTTTATCCACGGCAGGCAAGAGCAGATCGATACACCTTCCAAGGCCATCAGCCTTGGGATCGGCATGGTGCACCAGCATTTCATGCTGGTCCGGCCTTTCACCGTAGCGGAGAACGTGGTTTTGGGTTTTGAGACCAAAGGTATGGGTGTGGTGGATCTAAAAAAGGCCCGGGAAAAAATCCTGACCCTGGGTGAGCAGTACCATCTCAAAGTGGACCCGGATGCCAAGATTTCCACCTTGTCCGTCGGGGAACAGCAGCGGGTGGAAATCCTGTCCGTGGTGTATTACGGTGCCGATATCCTCATCCTGGACGAACCCACCGCCGTCCTTACGCCCCAGGAAGTCAGGGAACTTTTCCAGATCCTCAATTTGATGCGGGAGAGCGGGAAATCCATTATTTTCATCTCCCACAAGCTCGAGGAGGTCCTTGAGATCTGCGATGAGGTTTCCGTGCTGCGGGACGGCAAGAAGATCGGTACCGTGCCGGCCAAGCATGTGACGAAAAAAGAATTGACCAGGATGATGGTCGGTCGGGAAGTCCTCTTCGATTTTACCGCCGTGGACAGGAGTCCCGGTCAAGTAGTGATGGAGGTGGAAAAGGTATCGGCCCTGAGCGATAAAGGACTGCCCGCCTTGCAAGAAGTTTCCTTGCAGTTAAGGGAAGGGGAGATTTTAGGCATTGCCGGCGTGGACGGCAATGGCCAGAAAGAGCTCTGTGAGGTACTCACCGGGTTGCGCCCGGTTACCCGGGGCCGTATTCAGCTGAAAGGAAGGGACTTGTCGCAAGGCAGGCCCAAGGACTTTATCAGGGCCGGCGTGTCCCATGTGCCGGAAGACCGCCACAGCCTCGGTTTAGCCATGAATATGAACGTCATGCAGAATTTTATCATCAAGGAGTTTGACACGCCCCGCTATTGTCAATGGGGCATGCTGCGGGGGAACCGGATCAAGGAAGAATGCCTTGAAATGGTGCGGCAATACGATGTAAAAACCAGTTCCATTTATGCCCGGGTCCGGCTGCTCTCCGGCGGCAATCAACAAAAAATCGTGTTAGGCCGGGAAATCGGATGCAATCCCAGCGTCATCATCGTCAACCAGCCGACCCGCGGGTTGGATATCGGCGCCACGGAGTACGTGCGGCAGCAGCTGCTGGACCAGAAAGAGAAGGGTGTGGCCATTCTCCTGGTATCGGCGGATTTAGACGAGGTCTTGCAGCTGTCAGACCGGATTGCCGTCATCTACGAAGGAAGGATTATGGGAGTGTTGGAAAAAGGGGAATTCGACATTGAACGCATTGGCCTGATGATGGCCGGGGTAGGGGAGGTGGCAGTATGA